From the Gossypium hirsutum isolate 1008001.06 chromosome A02, Gossypium_hirsutum_v2.1, whole genome shotgun sequence genome, the window TATaactaaatttaacttaattaataattatctaatgaTTGAGATTATCTTAAGAAATGTTAATGGAATTGAATGGATGAGATCATAAGCATTCACTAACCATGTTTTAACAATGGACTAATATCAGTTAAGGACTCGTTAAAATACACACCTAATTTTTCAAGTTCTATCCTCTTTGCAGTTTAACCCTCTTTTTATACTGATTATTAATTTATCTAGACATTTGCTTAATAATTCTAATTTTCAAATTCCGTATTCATCACATAAACTTCAGTAATTATCAATTTATACTGAGTCATAAATATCTACCATCATATGTTGAGAATTTAAccaaaattataaagaattaatCTTCTCGCCTTGATAATTAGTAGACGGCCATGGAAAGTAAACCAAAGGAATTTTCATTTCTTTCGTTCTTTGTACGGTTCAGAAAGGATGTAGATGAACGATGATATTTCCTTCTCTCTCccattatcatatatatataatattaatctaATGGCTATTACTGTGTTAAAGAATGGTTAATGGACATGAATGGAAACGATCAACACAAGCCACTAACCTTAAGGATGGTTTATTAGTATTTAGGTCTTtggtttaatctccctaaaataTTCTCTAATTTAGCCACCTTGTAATTTAGTCTTGTACTATATTTTAACAACTTATCTAATTAATCtcttaaaaattctaatttttaagtTCAGATACAACTTGTAATTactctattaaaattttttactaaCTCAATTCAAGTAATTCAACCTTAAAATTAAACTTTTCGACATCAACGAAAATTGAATTATTACATATGAACTGAGTAAAGCCAACGTTGATTGGTTAAAATGTAACAAATATGACAGCTTTGTAAATGGGATTATCAATTATATTCCTACCTTAATAGCTTTATCATATTTGAAATCTTTGAACTTTGATAAAGTCTTAATTGAATGAGATTTGCATGGAGGTCACGTGGTTTTACTTACTACATACATTTATGAGTTTGACACATTGATTTACGATTGCTTATTGTTGAAATATTTTTTCCAGCATTTGTCATTCCTTTAAATCCGTCGAGCTTTGTATATAGGTAATCTTAATTTTAAGCAAATTGTTACATTTGGAATGTTGTTCCTTTAGATCTTTCTGCTATTTTAGATTTTGATGCTTCTTCAAGCAATACCAATAAATTTGAAGTTCTAAGAAACGAGTATATTAGATAATCCTATATTAGATAATCCTGCTGGCTCCAGTTTTAGTATTCCTTCTATTCATTGGTATTTGATTTAAGTGTCAACAACTTTCTTATCTTTGAGAAAtggaattttgttttaaaaaagaacgagtttgatataattgagGTGCCAAATATGAGCCCATTACTAAGCAAGGCCTATGAGGTTCATGTGTGTTTCCGGGCTCTAGGTTTTAACAGAACTGACGCCATTGGCAGCGGTTGGAGGTTTGGGGTCGGGGGATTGGAGTTGTTGAAAAAGCTAGTGACGGTGTGCGTTTGAAAGAGGCGAATCCAATTCCTGCGAAATAAAAAGATATGATCAAGCTTTTAAGTTCAATTAAACATGTAGCCAAATCCAGTCCATTTATCCTGTTGAAAAATCGTAATGGTAATTCATGTTCCTACTCTTGTTTATTTATCCCACCATCTGCCATCGATTCCCCATCAGTTCATCACCTTAATCTAAGCGCCAAGGACGTGGTCGCCTCTTTGAAAGACTGGTTCAAGGCCCCAAACACATCTCTTCTTGACCGCATCTTCAGCATCCTAATCTCCCAAGACCAAGCCGCCCGGGACGATGAATCTTCGAGGCATGCCGCTGACCTTGCTCTCTCCCACCTTAATCTCCCTCTCTCCGAGACCTTTGTCCTCCAGGTCCTCTCCTACGGCCGCTCCTCCTCCAAAGACGTTCTCTCATGCCTCAAGTTCTTCGACTGGGCGGGCCGCCAGCCGGGATTCCACCACACCCGAGCCACCTTCCATGCCATCTTCAAGATTCTCTCGAAAGCGAAGCTAGTGCCCTTGATGCTTGAGTTCTTGCAGGATTTTATGAAGCATAGGTGCAGTTACAGGGTCAGATTCCACGACACATTAGTTTTGGGTTATGCCCTTGCAGGGAAACCGGCGATGGCACTCCAGATGTTCGGTAGAATGCGATTCCAGGGTCTTGACTTGGATACCTTTGCCTACCACGTGCTTTTGAATGCTCTTGTAGACGAGAGTTGCTTTGACGCCGTTGACATGATAGCTAAGCAGATTTCATTGAGGGGTTTTGACAACGGCATCACCCACTGCATCCTGGTCAAGTGCTGGTGCAAGCAGAGCAAGTTGGAGGAGGCGGAGGCCTATTTGCGCGGTTTGGCGGAGAGCAGGAAGCCCGTTGATGGGCATGCCGTGAGTATTATTGTGAGTGCGCTTTGCAAGGGCAACAGGTTCCAACATGCCGCCACCTTGTTGGAGGAGTTTACGGAGCTTAATGTGCCTATGGAACAAGCTTATGGGATCTGGCTTCAGAATGTTGTGCAACGTGGGAAGTTAAACTGGTACTTGAACTTTATCAATAGGAAGAAATTATTCAGTAGGAATGTTCCGCGCCTATTTCAGTACAATGTCTTGGTATTGAGACTGTTAAGAGAGTACCGGCTGAATGatgtttttgatttgttaatCGAAATGGAGAATGATGGAATTTCCCCTGATAAGGTCACCATGAATGCTGTTTTGTGTTTCTTTTGCAAGGCTGGGATGGTGGATGTTGCCATTGAGTTGTATAACTCCAGGTCAGAGTTTGGACTCTCTCTTAATAGAATGACGTATTGTGATTTTATCAGTAACTTATGTTGGAATGGAGTTATTGATGAAGCTTATTGTGTGTTAAGAAATTCAGTTCGTGAAGGTTACTTCCCTAGTAAAAAGACCTTCAGTATTCTTGCCGGTGCTTTGTGCAGAGAGGAAAAATTTGACAGAATAAAGGAGCTGGTAGTTTCGTCCCTAGAGCAGAAATTTAGGCCCTGCTATGATGTCTGTGACTCATTTATTGTAGCTTTGTGTAAAGCAAATAGGGTTGAAGATGCCTATTTATTACACGGTGAAATTAGTAGAATAAATAAAGACATGTCAAGTAAAACTTACTTTCACTTGATTCATGGTTTTTGCAAGTCAAATAGGGGAGATATTGCTGCAGCACTTCTACTTGAAATGCAGGAGAAGGGTCATAAACCAATCAGAAAATTGTTTAGATATGTTATCTGTTGCCTGTGCGATATGCAAAGCCTGGAAAACCAGTTTTTCAAATTGCTAGAGATGCAGTTGTCTCATTTTGAACCAAGCTCTCATATCTTTAACTTCTTCATTGCTGGAGCTGGTCATGCCAAAAAGCCTGAATTAGCAAGAGAAGTGTTTGAGATGATGCTAAGAAGTGGGATTAAACCTTCCTTAAGATCTGACATCTTTATGTTGCATAGTTACCTAAAGAATGATAGAATTTCTGATGCTTTAAACTTCTTTAATGATGTACGCCGGAGAAGACAAATAGGGAGAAAATTATATAGTTCCATCGTCGTTGGTCTTTGCAAAGCAGACAAGGTAGATTACGCTTTGAATTTCATGAGAGAAATGAGGAATAATAATGTTTTTCCGGGCATGGAATGCTATGAGCATCTTATACAGTTGTTGTGCTGGAAGGAAAGTTACAGTTTGGCTGTAAGTCTTGTTAATGAGCTGGAGCAAACTAGGGGCTATATTACATCTTTTATTGGTAATGTACTTCTGTCACACTCCTTAAAGACTAAAAAGTTGTATAAGGCTTGGGTTCAATTTAGAGAAGGGCAAGATGAGACATCAGATATTTCGTTGCTTGGACAACTAATTGGAATATTTTCTGGTTGCATGGAAGCAAACCAAGATATCAAGAGCTTTGAAGAAATAATTGCAAAATGTTTTCCAGTTGACGTCTACACATACAATACACTATTGAGGAAACTGAGTGAAAGCAAAGTGGACCTTGCTTTTGAGTTGTATGACTGGATATGCGAGAAAGGGTATGAGCCAAATCGATGGACGTATGACATCATAATACATTGTCTTCTCAAAAAGGGTAGGAGAGCTGAAGCTCAGAGATGGTTGGAGGAGATGTTTGAGAAAGGTTTTGATCTAACAGAGCGTACCAAACTGTTAATCTGATAAAGCCACAAGCCAGGTATTTAATATTAGCgagaaatttctaaaatttagaCCTTTTTTTTAACGTTGTAGAGAAATGAATGTGTTCGAGACCTTTATTTGATTGATCATGTGGAATATGTGctctaaatatttttatcaaacctTATTTTTCATTGTGGTGTTGCTCATTGCATGAAaaagaatgaaatataatttctaAGGTCACTACTCAGAACTTTGCTTTGCTACTATTTATAATTGAGTTTTCCTAAAGAGatgcaaaaaattaaaatgatatggTTAGTTGGCTGTACGTTGTGTCCTATATTATTGTATTGTTTATTACTGTATGTAGACTTAAACATGTGTCCAACACTGGACTCTGTTCAAGTTCcaccttttgttttgttttgattttcatttcatattctactATATTATTGGATTTCTGTTAGGGAGTTATTACTACCATGCACTTCCTACTTGTAACATTTTAGTTTGAAAAACAACTAGGTTGCATTTGGTAACTTGAATTTAGGAGTTTTGATCTCAAATTTTGtataaatcatgtaataaaaacATGTAAATATCACTTTCATTGTTGTTTCCAAATTCATTTACTTATCGGGGTccaatttatttatgaatttgaaATACCTATAGGCTATAGGTATTTGTAAATTAGAAATTTGCCTTGGTATACCCTTTGAAATATGTAGACATAGTGAATTTTacttgaatttgtgtataatatgTGCATTTGGATTTTTTACCAAAATGACccaatttttttcattatttacaaaaatgattCATTTTTTCAATAAAGTACATACATGACCTGAAATGAACAGTGAATATGGGTGGTGCCAATATCATTGGTGTCACCACCTTGCCACGTCAGCCAATGATTGGTCGGTAGactaaaaaacaatttttttgggtGGTGCCAATGTATTTGGTGTCACCCATATAAATGCTCGTATGTCAGTTTTTTGGTGGTGTCAATTAGATTGGCGTCATCGGTTCTCAACCTTTGCTTCTCCGATTTTCTCCATTTTACTGCCTTATATCTTTATCTTTGTAGTTAGCCTTGATTTGAAAAAActaatgaaaaatgaaaacaagagaggaagagaagaaggTAAGACAAATGAGAGAAGGAAATggattaattaaatagaaaagatATTTTTTATGGAAAATTATGTTTGCATGctgaaacattttattttttttaggattAATTAAAGTGCATGCtggaacattttattttttaggatTAATTAAAAGTGCCTGGGAAAATAAAACGTCTTAGCATGCAAACAtaattttccataaaaaaatatattttttatttaattaatcccTCTATTTTCCATAAAAGGTGCCTCGGGAAATAAAGCGTTTTCTTTCATGTTTTTGGAAAATTCTACCTCTCATTTTTGATTTTCCTTCGAGACCTTTCCCTTTCTAAATcaaaaagagatttttttttctgGAAAACTCTTCCTCCCTACAACTTTTCTGGAAAACATTTCCTCTCCTCTATTTTGCCTTGCCTTCTTCTCTTCCTctgttcttttcatttttcattagcTTTTTCAAATCAAGGGTAATGGCGGAAGAGATATAAGGTAGTAAAAATAGAGGAAGACAGAGAAGCAAAGGCTGAGGACTAGTGACGCCAATTTAATTGGcacctctaatttttttttccctTATATAAAATAACGGGTGACGCTAAATACATCGGTACCATCCcccaaaaaagaaattattttattttactggCCAATATTGGTTGCCGTGGCAAGGTTTATTGGCGCCACACATATTCACTAGTTATTTCAGGTAATTTACgaacttaattgaaaaaaataagttatttttataaataataaaaaaaattaggtcaTTTTGAGGAAAAAGCCGCGTTtctttattacaatttatatagCAAATAAAATAGAAACATTTAGTTAGTAAATTAGTTTTGAGGGTTTTAGTCTAGACAACTAAACTTCTGAGATTTCAGTTCAAAATAGAGATCAACTCTTTGGTTTATTTGACTATTCTTTTATTTGCTAATATGTAAGTATATCTTAATTTCTTAAGCTTTAGCTGTATAGATGATCTTATGATAAGGAACAGGGTGAATTTGATACTTAGGCTTGGGTGATAGAAAGGGTATGGGTGGTTGATTTGTTACCTCtgttatttttaagaaataaagtCCATGAGTATAGACTTACAttctaattgattttttttttgttacattctAATTGAAATTGAATGCAAACAATATTATATAAAGTTGAGTTTGTTTATTCAAAAATTGTTTTACCATTCTCCCTCTCTCAATCATTCACAGATAATTCTATGACACGTAGCTTCTAACCAGAAGCCTAAACCAAAGGCGTAGAGAAAAAGTGGTCGTCTCTCATCAAATTAATATCCGAAACAAAATTTTCAGGTAAGGATAACATATTGTATGCATGTTTATATATACATTGATTTTGGAGAGTCCAGCTTCAATTTATTTATGTCCTCTATTTCTAATAATAGTGGACATTAGGAAGTTTAAGTGTGATGTTATGGTTCTGCCACCGCTGCGAAACGATATGATATCTGATTCTTGTTTGAAGGGGGAGTATACACACCAATCAACATCTTTTAATATTAGaatttacaattttacttttaaaattccTAATATCTTTTCTATACAATAATTCTTGATGTTTTAAGTTTAAAACATACTGATTTGTAAAAACtatttaagcatgaaattaaaaaaaaaatgttaaaatgttttttaaaagaaTGTATACTGTTgcaatatttaattaattgaatatatgattttaaggtttttttttaactaatgtaaatgaaatactaaattaaaatagtatgattaaaaattgaaattaaaaattttaaaaaaattgaaatagtaTGATTAAAATATAATGCCATTTTAtacgaaaaaaatatattaaatcatcTTATTAGTTATTTTGATGTGACACATGTCATAATTTTATGTTTGAATATCGAGAAAATTGTAAGAAGATTTATGGATGActttaggggtgagcgttcgatcgaatcgaatcaaatcgaatgaaaaaattttgagttaatcgagttgacgaatcatattttatcatcctaatttgatttgaaattttttcgaatcgagtcgagtgagatggaattcgaatcgaatcgaatcgaattgaatttattttgtttgagttaaattttaaaaaataattttgggtccttgtaatcACTGTCAcccatcataataaaatttatccaccttaatcaaaatttttattaactttcaatcacctcataattaatttattaatcttttatatacgggttagcttatttgcttgcttagttttttcaattatctttagattcttgtcactatgtattttggaattaaaaaatatattaaatgtaaaaatatgattttttaataaaagttattttaaagataaaatgtgaataccaatataaaattttaacatgaatatttaatggcataattaataatttaattttaatataaatgttcaatatgactaaacaatttaataatataaataatataaaatgtgaaatttaatttaataatataaatagtaaatataaataaaattattactatttatgtttagtgatttttttttggataattttgattttttatttgagagtaaaaggtgagaagtaaaaatttagggagaaaataaaaagttttgggggatAAAAGTTTGAGGGGAAGTAAATagagggagtaaaattttgaagggaaaatattaaaaaaaaattgggggggATGGATTTGGAGAAGATGGAAGGTGGGATTGGAAggaagtaaaagttttagggggaaagtgggagggagtaaaaattatgggggaaaataaaaaattttgagaaaaagtaaatgggagagtaaaattttggtgggaaatggattttgggtagattggggggttgggatggaaggggagtaaaagttttggggggaaagtaggaaggagtaaaaattttgaggaaaaagtaaaaaggtttgagagtttggggtaaaaatgtaaaatactaTAGTttaatattcgaattattcgaattattcgagttattcgaattcgaaaacttaactcgattcgaactcgaaattcgaaaaaaaaattcgagttgactcgaataactcgattaactcgaataactcgattcgtttaactcgaaatttgaatttttttttcgattttttcgagtcgaatcgagttttgctcacccctagatGACTTAGATAAGAAATTTTATGAAAGGAAATTGATATTGGAGATAAGGAACAGTGAAAAGAATTAGAAAAGTGAATATGtgacaaaaatgatgaaattgtaaaatttgaaaagCATGAGGATTAATGtgcaaaatcatccaaaaaagtagaaaaaaaattaattattatggaTTGTTTTCCATGAAGTGGTTTGGAAGGTGATTTAGTGTGATGAAAATAATCTTTTAgaattaaattggaaaaaaataaatagtttacgtactaaattgtatttttttcatttttatcaaagAAAAGAGCTAAACTGTACTTTTCATTGCTCAAAGATATAATAAAagattttggatgaattatgaactTGATTTGGTATATTATCGAATTTTGAGAAGAATCGTTAAAATGGCTGAAAGgggcaaaaaggtaattttttcatcaaagggtaatttggttaatttttaagacttttatgatagAAATAATATTTCAATATGATATTTTGTATTCGAAATTATTTTGGATCATCGgaattttgttttaaagaatTAGACCACAATTTGAAAAAGACTTGTAAAGGTTGGGTTTGGGCAATGGGCCCAATTGTTGATATTTTAACAGGGGAAAAGAGCCCCCTGTCGACCCCATTTTCTCTCATTATCAGTTGACTGTTGAAGTGCGAAGAACTTTCtccatttctttccattttcttcattttccttCTATCTCTTCACACTTTTCTCTAAAAATTTCACTAATTTTCattatttccttaaaaaaatttacttactAAAACCTTTGTTGAGTCATTTTATCTATCAACTCCATTACCCATGAAATGGGGGTTGAAAACCTAGTGTGAGAAATTTTAGGAGGAGTgagaaagaagatgaacaaagtaataattaaatgGGTTATCATCTCATTCAAGCATAAATTCATGTTTATAACAAACTTTAGTGTTGTTGAGCCATATTAATGGCTATTTAATGTTATGatatttatgatattttgttAGTCATGAAAGATTATAAAGATGAAGCAAAGAGATCAAGGTAAAGGAAGAGTTAATGTGTGAAGTTAGAAAGGAAGTTCATCCatcaatttttggtaattttgtatgGTAAGATATATGAACAATCACTAAAGATATTTATTTTGAACTGACACTGcttttaattgatttattgttagtaaattaaataagttatagTATATTAATGTTGAATATGTATATAACGTGGTTTCAAACTTGTATGAAAAAGTTTGACTATAATGGCAGTAATTAAGAATTGATTTAATggatatttaataaataaatataattttgaatatGGGCATTTGATACATGGTTAAGACGTGTTTTTAGACCTATTTGTTAGAGttgttttatattaaaaaatattaaaatttgttaatgGCATGAAAACTACGTGTAAATTGATTTTTCGATTAAAGTCTCTTTATGGAGATGTAAAAGGAAGTTCTCGAAATTATACTATAACAAATTATTGGTACTACTGAAACTACTGATTTTATTATCTAGTGGCTAATGCTAAGAATTCTGTTTCTGAATTGTTATTTGATCTAATTAATAAAACATTGATATTTTGAAAGAAACTAAACAAAGATCTAGTAGCTCAGATAAATAGTTATGATACGATTGGCATGCAAATATGAGACTTTTGTTATTAGTACTTCGGTATTTCTGTTACTAGAACTTTGGAGCAATTCTAATATGGTCTTTAGACATCCATGCTTCAGCGTTTCAGTTATTTTAGCTTTGGCTAACTAGTTCATAGTATCCTCTCTTTATTTATCTAGGCTaactatgtgttgaatgtaacaccccttacccgtatccaacaccggaatggGGTACTAGGTATTACCGGATTTATACACAAGcaaacataaatttccatccaaaatttaaaacttttca encodes:
- the LOC107951950 gene encoding pentatricopeptide repeat-containing protein At1g71210, mitochondrial gives rise to the protein MIKLLSSIKHVAKSSPFILLKNRNGNSCSYSCLFIPPSAIDSPSVHHLNLSAKDVVASLKDWFKAPNTSLLDRIFSILISQDQAARDDESSRHAADLALSHLNLPLSETFVLQVLSYGRSSSKDVLSCLKFFDWAGRQPGFHHTRATFHAIFKILSKAKLVPLMLEFLQDFMKHRCSYRVRFHDTLVLGYALAGKPAMALQMFGRMRFQGLDLDTFAYHVLLNALVDESCFDAVDMIAKQISLRGFDNGITHCILVKCWCKQSKLEEAEAYLRGLAESRKPVDGHAVSIIVSALCKGNRFQHAATLLEEFTELNVPMEQAYGIWLQNVVQRGKLNWYLNFINRKKLFSRNVPRLFQYNVLVLRLLREYRLNDVFDLLIEMENDGISPDKVTMNAVLCFFCKAGMVDVAIELYNSRSEFGLSLNRMTYCDFISNLCWNGVIDEAYCVLRNSVREGYFPSKKTFSILAGALCREEKFDRIKELVVSSLEQKFRPCYDVCDSFIVALCKANRVEDAYLLHGEISRINKDMSSKTYFHLIHGFCKSNRGDIAAALLLEMQEKGHKPIRKLFRYVICCLCDMQSLENQFFKLLEMQLSHFEPSSHIFNFFIAGAGHAKKPELAREVFEMMLRSGIKPSLRSDIFMLHSYLKNDRISDALNFFNDVRRRRQIGRKLYSSIVVGLCKADKVDYALNFMREMRNNNVFPGMECYEHLIQLLCWKESYSLAVSLVNELEQTRGYITSFIGNVLLSHSLKTKKLYKAWVQFREGQDETSDISLLGQLIGIFSGCMEANQDIKSFEEIIAKCFPVDVYTYNTLLRKLSESKVDLAFELYDWICEKGYEPNRWTYDIIIHCLLKKGRRAEAQRWLEEMFEKGFDLTERTKLLI